The following are from one region of the Gryllotalpicola protaetiae genome:
- a CDS encoding ABC transporter ATP-binding protein, with the protein MTTPPTPVARVAGLTRSYGSGSAAVAALDGVDLELARGEFTAIMGPSGSGKSTLMHIMAGLDSATSGRVWLGETEITSMTDSALTLLRRRRVGFVFQAFNLLPTLDVRANVLLPFELDGRRPTAAESAWIDTLLDTLGLRARLAHRPHELSGGQQQRVAIARALATRPEVVFADEPTGNLDSRTGREVLRLLADAARSDGQSIAMVTHDPIAASYADRVVFLADGKVVRDEPRRTAEQLSAIMLAMESEAVA; encoded by the coding sequence ATGACGACCCCGCCCACCCCTGTCGCCCGCGTCGCCGGGCTCACGCGCTCATACGGCAGCGGCTCGGCCGCCGTCGCCGCGCTCGACGGTGTCGACCTCGAGCTCGCCCGCGGCGAGTTCACCGCGATCATGGGCCCCTCAGGCAGCGGCAAGTCGACGCTCATGCACATCATGGCGGGCCTCGACTCCGCCACCTCGGGTCGCGTCTGGCTCGGCGAGACGGAGATCACGAGCATGACGGATTCCGCACTCACGCTGCTGCGCCGCCGCAGAGTCGGGTTCGTGTTCCAGGCCTTCAACCTGCTGCCGACGCTCGACGTGCGCGCCAACGTGCTGCTTCCCTTCGAACTGGACGGGCGCCGACCCACCGCTGCCGAGTCCGCCTGGATCGACACCCTGCTCGACACCCTCGGCCTGCGCGCCCGGCTCGCCCATCGCCCGCACGAGCTCTCCGGCGGCCAGCAGCAGCGCGTCGCCATCGCCCGCGCGCTGGCGACGCGCCCCGAGGTCGTGTTCGCCGACGAGCCCACCGGCAACCTCGACTCCCGCACGGGCCGGGAGGTGCTGCGGCTGCTCGCCGATGCCGCGCGCAGCGACGGCCAGTCGATCGCGATGGTCACGCACGACCCGATCGCCGCCAGCTACGCCGACCGCGTCGTGTTCCTCGCCGATGGGAAGGTCGTGCGCGACGAGCCTCGGCGCACCGCCGAGCAGCTCTCCGCGATCATGCTCGCGATGGAGAGCGAGGCCGTCGCATGA
- a CDS encoding D-alanine--D-alanine ligase family protein, translating to MTARTRVAVIGGGANGEHEVSLASAAAAVTALDPQRYDPISFTIGRDGAWLVAGEPLSFAAAVAELSDCDVVLPLVHGAPGEDGTLAALCELAGVRYVGSGVGAGALAIDKHATKLIAQSVGLRTAAAALLTPATRDAYGWSGPVVVKPAGAGSSRGVTAVHEASELARALDAAFAWDARVLVEDMIIGREIDIAVFEPRTAAGEPLISPPLEIRSEGIFDYDAKYGDRHSTDVVFEVPARLTSLELRRLEQGALALYRALGCRGVARLDFFLARDGWVLNEVNTVPGFTAVSQVPQMLAAAGIAYPDLLDLLIQEALA from the coding sequence ATGACCGCGCGCACCCGCGTCGCCGTGATCGGCGGCGGAGCGAACGGAGAGCACGAGGTGTCGCTCGCATCCGCCGCAGCGGCCGTCACGGCGCTCGACCCGCAGCGCTACGACCCGATCTCGTTCACGATCGGCCGCGACGGCGCCTGGCTCGTGGCAGGCGAGCCGCTGAGCTTCGCGGCTGCGGTCGCCGAGCTGTCCGACTGCGACGTGGTCCTGCCGCTCGTGCACGGCGCGCCGGGGGAGGACGGCACGCTCGCGGCGCTCTGCGAGCTGGCAGGCGTGCGCTACGTCGGAAGCGGCGTCGGCGCGGGAGCACTCGCGATCGACAAGCACGCGACGAAGCTCATCGCACAGTCCGTCGGACTGCGCACGGCAGCGGCCGCTTTGCTGACACCCGCCACCCGCGACGCCTACGGCTGGAGCGGCCCCGTCGTCGTCAAGCCGGCCGGCGCGGGCTCGAGCCGCGGCGTGACGGCGGTGCATGAGGCATCCGAGCTGGCCCGCGCACTGGACGCGGCCTTCGCGTGGGACGCGCGCGTGCTCGTCGAAGACATGATCATCGGCCGAGAGATCGACATCGCGGTCTTCGAACCGCGCACCGCCGCGGGCGAGCCGCTGATCAGCCCGCCGCTCGAGATCCGCTCAGAGGGGATCTTCGACTACGACGCGAAGTACGGCGATCGCCACAGCACCGACGTCGTCTTCGAGGTGCCCGCGCGCCTCACCTCGCTCGAGCTGCGCCGCCTCGAGCAGGGCGCGCTCGCGCTCTACCGTGCGCTCGGCTGTCGCGGCGTCGCCCGGCTCGACTTCTTCCTCGCCCGCGACGGCTGGGTGCTGAACGAGGTGAACACCGTGCCCGGCTTCACCGCCGTGTCGCAGGTGCCGCAGATGCTCGCCGCCGCCGGAATCGCCTACCCCGATCTTCTCGACCTGCTCATTCAGGAGGCTCTCGCATGA
- the alr gene encoding alanine racemase, which translates to MTTRLLVDTDAIAANTRLFAILAPGDLMAVVKAQGYGAGAELVARTALGAGASRLGVTSITEALALRLAGLEAPILSWLNPVDADFEAALDHDIDLAVPGVAHLDAICRAARRHRLVARVHLQIDCGLAREGCPAELWPQLLAVSAAAAVRGEIEVVGIMGHLSSADDPADPANRRERTRFAHALRLARAAGLFVPLRHLAATSAALTQPGARHSLCRVGAGLVGIDPTGTHRLRGALTLEAQIVDVRAIAAGTPVGYGHGWLAPRSTRLALVAAGYADGVPRTLATDAEVLVTGTRRRIVGRVSMDQFVVDLDGAPAAPGEYVTVFGPGDRGEPTVADWARWCGTIPNEIVTGVGPRVERVPVAASTAVAAAR; encoded by the coding sequence ATGACAACCCGACTGCTCGTCGACACCGACGCGATCGCCGCCAACACGCGCCTGTTCGCGATCCTCGCACCCGGTGATCTGATGGCCGTGGTGAAAGCGCAGGGGTACGGCGCCGGCGCCGAGCTCGTCGCCAGAACGGCGCTCGGGGCAGGCGCCTCACGGCTCGGCGTCACGAGCATCACCGAGGCGCTCGCGTTGCGGCTGGCGGGCCTCGAGGCGCCGATCCTGAGCTGGCTCAACCCCGTCGACGCCGACTTCGAGGCGGCGCTCGATCACGACATCGACCTGGCCGTCCCCGGGGTCGCCCACCTGGACGCGATCTGCCGGGCGGCGCGCAGGCACCGCCTCGTCGCCCGCGTGCATCTGCAGATCGACTGCGGCCTGGCGCGCGAGGGCTGCCCGGCCGAGCTGTGGCCGCAGTTGCTCGCCGTCAGCGCCGCCGCGGCCGTTCGCGGCGAGATCGAGGTCGTCGGCATCATGGGCCACCTGAGCTCGGCCGACGACCCGGCCGACCCCGCCAACCGCCGCGAGCGCACCCGTTTCGCCCACGCGCTGCGGCTTGCCCGCGCCGCCGGCCTGTTCGTACCGCTGCGGCACCTCGCCGCGACCTCGGCCGCACTCACCCAGCCCGGCGCGCGCCACAGCCTGTGCCGCGTCGGCGCTGGGCTGGTCGGCATCGACCCCACCGGCACGCACCGGCTGCGCGGCGCACTCACACTCGAGGCGCAGATCGTCGACGTGCGCGCCATCGCCGCGGGCACGCCCGTCGGCTACGGTCACGGCTGGCTGGCGCCTCGTTCGACACGGCTCGCGCTGGTGGCTGCGGGTTACGCAGACGGCGTGCCGCGCACGCTGGCGACGGATGCCGAGGTGCTGGTCACCGGCACCAGACGCCGCATCGTGGGGCGCGTCTCGATGGACCAGTTCGTGGTCGACCTCGATGGCGCCCCCGCCGCGCCGGGGGAGTACGTCACGGTGTTCGGGCCCGGCGACCGTGGCGAGCCCACCGTCGCCGACTGGGCGCGCTGGTGCGGAACGATTCCGAACGAGATCGTCACGGGCGTCGGCCCGCGCGTCGAGCGCGTTCCGGTCGCGGCATCCACCGCAGTGGCGGCCGCACGATGA
- a CDS encoding LuxR C-terminal-related transcriptional regulator, producing the protein MLLESQADLAFAGEAGDGAAARELVARTRPDVVLMDVRMPRVDGIQATRDILGDAADGGYPPPRVLVLTTFDLDENAARAIRAGASGFVLKDADPDFLLAAVRTVHQGNSVIAANATRELFAHVDRGRERRSAPPSWAELTQREREIFRLAARGLSNAEIAGAEFLSEATVKTHISRVLAKLGLRDRVQLVVFAYEHTLPTED; encoded by the coding sequence ATGCTGCTCGAGTCGCAGGCGGACCTCGCGTTCGCGGGCGAAGCCGGCGACGGTGCCGCTGCCCGTGAGCTGGTGGCGCGCACCCGGCCCGACGTGGTGCTGATGGATGTGCGGATGCCCCGGGTGGACGGCATCCAGGCGACGCGCGACATCTTGGGCGACGCCGCCGACGGGGGCTACCCGCCGCCGCGGGTGCTCGTGCTCACCACCTTCGACCTCGACGAGAACGCGGCGCGGGCGATCCGTGCGGGGGCGAGCGGGTTCGTGCTGAAGGACGCCGATCCCGACTTCCTGCTCGCCGCCGTGCGCACCGTGCACCAGGGCAACTCGGTGATCGCCGCGAACGCGACACGCGAGCTGTTCGCCCACGTGGACCGCGGCCGCGAGCGGCGCTCAGCGCCGCCGAGCTGGGCAGAGCTGACCCAACGCGAGCGCGAGATCTTCCGGCTTGCGGCCCGCGGCCTGTCGAACGCCGAGATCGCGGGCGCGGAATTCCTGTCCGAGGCCACCGTGAAGACCCACATCAGCCGGGTGCTCGCGAAGCTCGGTCTGCGCGACCGCGTGCAGCTCGTGGTGTTCGCCTACGAGCACACGCTTCCCACCGAGGACTGA
- a CDS encoding sensor histidine kinase has product MRTITGRQLGFDVALAGLFALACVFIMVAGLSGLGSERLQFLPLLFVTAAIAVRRLSPGAALALAWVSAAAQLGSRLDPSIHNLGICAVLYATAAYGGRLVRWLGLASAIAGALVATLYLVVLRSWFGGVSYFPIMFPGQARDFSLLFFGSLALLTLSWVSGLLIRSTRAGREAREREAAALHEADLAESRVVLEQERNRIARDMHDVVAHTLAVVIAQADGARFAASARPAVAVGALETISSVARDALGDVRMLLAELRHDEGSTPQPAVADFDALFAQLRAAGLDLRLRETGERVALGAGHEIAAYRIVQEGLTNALRHGAPGQPVALELDWGADALEIELSNELKEAGATGPVPIAGRGHGLPGMQERAQLAGGVLSAGAESGRFVLRAVIPGGVAA; this is encoded by the coding sequence GTGCGCACGATCACCGGCCGGCAGCTCGGCTTCGATGTCGCGCTCGCCGGGCTGTTCGCCCTGGCGTGCGTGTTCATCATGGTCGCCGGGCTGAGCGGGCTCGGCTCGGAGCGCCTCCAGTTCCTGCCTCTGCTGTTCGTCACGGCAGCCATCGCCGTGCGCCGCCTGTCGCCGGGTGCAGCTCTCGCACTCGCCTGGGTGTCGGCGGCAGCGCAGCTCGGCTCCCGCCTTGATCCGTCGATCCACAACCTCGGCATCTGCGCCGTGCTCTACGCGACGGCCGCATACGGCGGCCGCCTGGTGCGCTGGCTCGGCCTCGCGTCGGCCATCGCAGGCGCCCTCGTCGCCACGCTCTACCTGGTCGTGCTGCGCAGCTGGTTCGGCGGCGTCTCGTACTTCCCGATCATGTTCCCCGGGCAGGCCCGCGACTTCTCCCTGCTGTTCTTCGGCTCGCTCGCGCTGCTGACGCTCTCGTGGGTCTCCGGCCTGCTCATCCGCTCGACGCGCGCCGGCCGCGAAGCGCGTGAGCGCGAGGCCGCAGCACTGCACGAGGCCGATCTCGCCGAAAGCCGCGTCGTCCTCGAGCAGGAGCGCAACCGCATCGCCCGCGACATGCACGACGTCGTCGCGCACACGCTCGCGGTGGTGATCGCGCAGGCGGACGGGGCCCGGTTCGCGGCATCCGCCCGCCCTGCCGTCGCCGTCGGAGCGCTTGAGACGATCTCGTCCGTCGCGCGCGACGCGCTGGGCGATGTGCGGATGCTTCTGGCCGAACTGCGCCACGACGAGGGCTCGACCCCGCAGCCGGCCGTCGCCGACTTCGACGCGCTGTTCGCCCAGCTGCGGGCGGCCGGCCTCGACCTGCGGCTGCGAGAGACGGGCGAACGCGTCGCCCTCGGCGCCGGGCACGAGATCGCCGCGTACCGGATCGTGCAGGAAGGCCTCACGAACGCGCTGCGCCACGGCGCACCCGGGCAGCCCGTGGCGCTCGAACTGGATTGGGGCGCCGACGCGTTGGAGATCGAGCTCTCGAACGAGCTGAAGGAGGCAGGGGCCACCGGGCCGGTGCCGATCGCGGGGCGCGGGCACGGCCTGCCCGGCATGCAGGAGAGGGCGCAGCTCGCGGGCGGCGTGCTGAGCGCAGGCGCCGAGAGCGGGCGGTTCGTACTGCGCGCCGTGATCCCGGGCGGAGTCGCCGCGTGA
- the era gene encoding GTPase Era, translating to MTSHSRADDSGDRPFRSGFVSFVGRPNVGKSTLTNALVGEKVAITSSKPQTTRRAIRGIVNRPDAQLVIVDTPGVHRPRTLLGERLNAVVEETLASVDVIGMCFPADEKVGPGDRFIVERIEGAPRAKKVAIVTKTDTASRTAVAEQLLAVSALRDWDAIIPISAAKGRQLDDLVDELVKLLPESPQLYPTGQLTDEATIDRIAEFVREAVLEEAREELPHSLAVTVDDMVEREDKDLVEIYANLFVERDSQKAIVIGRGGARLKQIGADARAQIEGLLGRKVFLSIHVKVAKDWQSDPKQLGRLGF from the coding sequence ATGACTAGTCACAGCAGAGCCGACGACAGCGGGGATCGCCCGTTCAGATCCGGGTTCGTCAGCTTCGTGGGCCGCCCGAACGTCGGCAAGTCGACGCTGACCAACGCGCTCGTCGGCGAGAAGGTGGCCATCACCTCGTCGAAGCCGCAGACCACCCGGCGAGCGATCCGCGGCATCGTGAACCGGCCCGACGCACAGCTCGTCATCGTCGACACGCCGGGTGTGCACCGCCCGCGCACGCTCCTCGGCGAGCGACTGAACGCGGTCGTCGAAGAGACGCTCGCCTCGGTCGACGTCATCGGCATGTGCTTCCCCGCCGACGAGAAGGTGGGCCCGGGCGACCGCTTCATCGTCGAGCGCATCGAGGGCGCACCGCGCGCGAAGAAGGTCGCCATCGTCACCAAGACCGACACCGCGAGCAGAACGGCCGTGGCCGAGCAGCTGCTCGCGGTGAGCGCATTGCGCGACTGGGACGCGATCATCCCGATCTCCGCGGCGAAGGGCCGTCAGCTCGACGACCTCGTCGACGAGCTCGTGAAGCTGCTGCCGGAGTCGCCGCAGCTCTACCCGACGGGTCAGCTCACCGACGAGGCCACGATCGACCGCATCGCCGAGTTCGTGCGTGAGGCCGTGCTCGAGGAAGCGCGCGAGGAACTGCCCCACTCGCTCGCCGTCACTGTCGACGACATGGTCGAACGCGAAGACAAGGACCTGGTCGAGATCTACGCCAACCTGTTCGTCGAGCGCGACAGCCAGAAGGCGATCGTCATTGGCCGCGGCGGTGCGCGCCTCAAGCAGATCGGCGCCGATGCGCGCGCGCAGATCGAGGGCCTCCTCGGCCGCAAGGTGTTCCTGTCGATCCATGTGAAGGTCGCGAAGGACTGGCAGAGCGACCCGAAGCAGCTCGGCCGCTTGGGCTTCTGA